In one Mesorhizobium australicum genomic region, the following are encoded:
- the recA gene encoding recombinase RecA, producing MAQNTLRLVEDKSVDKTKALDAALSQIERAFGKGSIMRLGQNEQVVEIGVVSTGSLGLDIALGVGGLPRGRIIEIYGPESSGKTTMALHTVAEAQKKGGICAFVDAEHALDPVYARKLGVDLENLLISQPDTGEQALEICDTLVRSGAIDVLVVDSVAALTPRAEIEGEMGDSLPGLQARLMSQALRKLTASISRSNTMVIFINQIRMKIGVMFGSPETTTGGNALKFYASVRLDIRRIGSVKDRDEVTGNQTRVKVVKNKLAPPFKQVEFDIMYGEGVSKTGELIDLGVKAGVVEKSGAWFSYNSQRLGQGRENAKEFLRANPELAGEIEQMLRQNAGLIADKFLETGSASDSDDADDAAAM from the coding sequence ATGGCTCAGAACACACTGCGGCTGGTTGAGGACAAATCGGTGGACAAGACAAAGGCTTTGGACGCGGCGCTGTCCCAGATCGAGCGCGCCTTCGGCAAGGGCTCGATCATGCGGCTCGGCCAGAACGAGCAGGTGGTGGAGATCGGCGTCGTGTCGACCGGCTCGCTCGGCCTCGACATCGCGCTCGGCGTCGGCGGCCTGCCGCGCGGTCGCATCATCGAGATCTATGGCCCGGAAAGCTCGGGCAAGACCACCATGGCGCTGCACACGGTCGCAGAGGCGCAGAAGAAGGGCGGCATCTGCGCCTTCGTCGACGCCGAACACGCGCTCGACCCGGTCTATGCCCGCAAGCTCGGCGTCGACCTGGAGAACCTGCTGATCTCGCAGCCCGATACCGGCGAGCAGGCGCTGGAGATCTGCGACACGCTGGTCCGCTCCGGTGCGATCGACGTTCTGGTTGTGGACTCTGTGGCGGCGCTAACGCCGCGCGCCGAAATCGAAGGCGAGATGGGCGACTCGCTGCCGGGCCTGCAGGCCCGCCTGATGAGCCAGGCGCTGCGCAAGCTGACCGCCTCCATCTCGCGCTCCAACACGATGGTCATCTTCATCAACCAGATTCGCATGAAGATCGGTGTCATGTTCGGCTCGCCCGAGACGACCACCGGCGGCAACGCGCTGAAGTTCTATGCCTCGGTGCGCCTCGACATCCGCCGCATCGGCTCGGTCAAGGACCGCGACGAGGTGACGGGCAACCAGACCCGCGTCAAGGTGGTGAAGAACAAGCTCGCACCGCCCTTCAAGCAGGTCGAGTTCGACATCATGTATGGCGAAGGCGTGTCGAAGACCGGCGAACTCATCGACCTCGGCGTCAAGGCCGGCGTGGTCGAGAAGTCGGGCGCCTGGTTCTCCTACAATTCGCAGCGCCTCGGCCAAGGCCGCGAGAACGCCAAGGAGTTCCTGCGCGCCAATCCCGAACTCGCCGGCGAGATCGAGCAGATGCTGCGCCAGAATGCCGGGCTGATCGCCGACAAGTTCCTCGAGACCGGCTCGGCGTCCGATTCCGATGATGCCGACGACGCGGCCGCAATGTAG
- the alaS gene encoding alanine--tRNA ligase yields the protein MSGVNEIRSTFLDYFRRNGHEVVESSPLVPRNDPTLMFTNAGMVQFKNVFTGLETRPYVRAATAQKSVRAGGKHNDLDNVGYTARHLTFFEMLGNFSFGDYFKERAIELAWNLITKEFGLAKDKLLVTVYHTDEEAAGYWKKIAGFSDDRIIRIATSDNFWAMGDTGPCGPCSEIFIDRGEHIWGGPPGSPEEDGDRFLEFWNLVFMQYEQVTKEERIDLPRPSIDTGMGLERMASILQGVESVFETDLFRHLIDAASSEIGKGPGKDNVASYRVIADHLRSSCFLIADGVLPSNEGRGYVLRRIMRRAMRHAQLLGASDPLMWKLVPALVREMGQAYPELSRGQALITETLKLEETRFRKTLARGLGLLADATETLHAGDMLDGETAFKLYDTYGFPLDLTQDALRQRSISVDLAGFTDAMERQRAEARANWAGSGEAATETIWFGLREKLGATEFLGYDTEKAEGVITAIVRDGAAVDAATEGETVSVIVNQTPFYGESGGQMGDTGMISGEGVAIEITDTQKKANGVFVHIGKIVSGKAKVGAAVELKVDHARRGRLRANHSATHLIHEALREVLGTHVAQKGSLVAPERLRFDISHNKPISQEELEQVERMANEIVVQNSPVTTRLMSVDDAIAEGAMALFGEKYGDEVRVVSMGTALHGQKANRPYSVELCGGTHVRATGDIGLIRIVSDAAVAAGVRRIEALTGEDARHHLDEQDRRLKAVASALKVGPGEVLSRVEGLVEERRKLERELTEARKKLALGGGGGSGAGETETIAGVSFTGRVVTGVQPKDLKGLADEAKQALGSGVVVFIGASDDGKASVVVAVTPDLTGRFSAVDLVRVAADALGGQGGGGRPDMAQAGGPDASKGEAAIAAVKAAMAG from the coding sequence ATGAGTGGCGTCAACGAGATCCGGTCGACCTTCCTCGACTACTTCCGCAGGAACGGCCACGAGGTGGTTGAGTCGAGTCCGCTCGTGCCGCGCAACGATCCGACGCTGATGTTCACCAATGCGGGCATGGTGCAGTTCAAGAACGTCTTCACCGGACTTGAGACGCGTCCCTACGTGCGGGCGGCGACGGCGCAGAAGAGCGTGCGCGCCGGCGGCAAGCACAACGACCTCGACAATGTCGGCTACACCGCCCGCCATCTCACCTTCTTCGAGATGCTCGGCAACTTCTCCTTCGGCGACTATTTCAAGGAACGCGCGATCGAGCTCGCCTGGAACCTGATCACCAAGGAGTTCGGGCTGGCGAAGGACAAGCTGCTCGTCACCGTCTATCACACCGACGAGGAGGCGGCCGGCTACTGGAAGAAGATCGCCGGCTTCTCCGACGACCGCATCATTCGCATCGCGACCTCGGACAATTTCTGGGCGATGGGCGACACCGGCCCCTGCGGCCCGTGCTCTGAGATCTTCATCGACCGCGGCGAGCACATCTGGGGCGGGCCGCCCGGCAGCCCGGAAGAGGACGGCGATCGCTTCCTCGAGTTCTGGAACCTCGTCTTCATGCAGTACGAACAGGTGACGAAGGAGGAGCGCATCGACCTGCCGCGTCCGTCGATCGACACCGGCATGGGCCTGGAGCGTATGGCCTCGATCCTGCAGGGCGTCGAGAGCGTCTTCGAGACGGACCTGTTCCGCCACCTGATCGACGCCGCCTCGTCCGAGATCGGCAAGGGCCCGGGCAAGGACAACGTCGCGTCCTACCGCGTCATCGCCGACCATCTGCGCTCGTCCTGCTTCCTCATCGCCGACGGTGTGCTGCCGTCGAACGAGGGGCGCGGCTATGTGCTGCGCCGCATCATGCGCCGCGCCATGCGCCACGCGCAGCTTCTCGGCGCCTCCGATCCGCTGATGTGGAAGTTGGTGCCGGCGCTGGTGCGCGAGATGGGCCAGGCCTATCCGGAGCTGAGCCGCGGCCAGGCGCTGATCACCGAGACGCTGAAGCTGGAGGAGACGCGCTTCAGGAAGACGCTGGCGCGCGGCCTCGGCCTGCTCGCGGATGCGACCGAAACGCTGCACGCCGGCGACATGCTGGACGGCGAGACGGCCTTCAAGCTCTACGACACCTACGGCTTCCCGCTCGACCTGACGCAGGACGCGCTGCGCCAGCGCTCGATCTCCGTCGATCTCGCCGGCTTCACCGATGCGATGGAACGCCAGCGCGCCGAGGCGCGGGCTAACTGGGCCGGTTCCGGCGAGGCCGCGACCGAGACCATCTGGTTCGGCCTGCGCGAAAAGCTCGGCGCGACCGAGTTCCTCGGCTACGACACCGAAAAGGCCGAAGGCGTCATCACCGCGATCGTGCGCGACGGCGCGGCGGTCGACGCAGCGACGGAGGGCGAGACCGTGTCGGTCATCGTCAACCAGACGCCGTTCTACGGCGAGTCCGGCGGCCAGATGGGCGACACCGGAATGATCTCGGGCGAAGGGGTGGCGATCGAGATCACCGACACGCAGAAGAAGGCCAACGGCGTTTTCGTCCATATCGGCAAGATCGTGTCGGGCAAGGCCAAGGTGGGCGCCGCGGTCGAACTCAAGGTCGACCATGCGCGCCGCGGCCGCCTGCGCGCCAACCATTCGGCCACGCACCTCATCCACGAAGCTTTGCGCGAAGTGCTCGGCACCCATGTCGCGCAGAAGGGCTCGCTCGTCGCGCCCGAGCGCCTGCGTTTCGACATCTCGCACAACAAGCCGATCTCTCAGGAGGAGCTCGAGCAGGTCGAGCGCATGGCCAACGAGATCGTCGTCCAGAACAGCCCGGTGACCACACGGCTGATGTCGGTCGACGACGCGATCGCGGAAGGCGCCATGGCGCTGTTCGGCGAGAAATACGGCGACGAGGTCCGCGTTGTGTCGATGGGAACGGCGCTGCATGGCCAGAAGGCGAACCGGCCCTATTCCGTCGAACTCTGCGGCGGCACCCATGTGCGGGCAACCGGCGACATCGGCCTGATCCGCATCGTCTCCGACGCCGCGGTGGCCGCCGGCGTACGGCGCATCGAGGCGCTGACCGGCGAGGACGCGCGCCACCATCTCGACGAGCAGGACCGCCGCCTCAAGGCGGTCGCATCCGCGCTCAAGGTCGGTCCGGGCGAAGTGCTTTCGCGCGTCGAGGGTCTTGTCGAGGAACGCCGCAAGCTTGAGCGCGAACTCACCGAGGCGCGCAAGAAGCTGGCGCTGGGTGGCGGCGGAGGGAGCGGGGCAGGGGAGACCGAAACAATCGCCGGTGTCTCCTTCACCGGGCGGGTTGTCACAGGCGTCCAGCCGAAGGACCTGAAGGGCCTCGCCGACGAGGCTAAGCAGGCGCTGGGCTCCGGAGTGGTGGTCTTCATCGGCGCGTCCGACGACGGCAAGGCGAGCGTCGTCGTCGCGGTGACGCCAGACCTTACCGGCCGTTTCAGCGCGGTCGACCTCGTCCGCGTGGCGGCAGACGCGCTTGGCGGTCAGGGCGGCGGCGGGCGTCCAGACATGGCGCAGGCCGGCGGCCCGGACGCGTCGAAGGGCGAGGCCGCGATCGCCGCCGTCAAGGCGGCCATGGCAGGCTGA
- a CDS encoding glutathione S-transferase family protein, translated as MQGPTLYGSDYSVYVRIVRLALEEKRVAYELVPVDIFAPGGPPAWYRERHPFLRIPAFSHAGIDLYETGPIIRYVDEAFDGPLLQPIAPGDRAVMNQIIGIIDSYAYRTLVWDIYVETVSKPERGETTDTERVSKAVPVAETCLSELSRLKRSGPWLTGEDISLADLYLAPVMAYFEKADIAGAMLDRHPNISTWWRAMRGRESFIVTEPSD; from the coding sequence ATGCAAGGTCCGACCCTCTACGGATCGGACTACAGCGTCTATGTCCGGATAGTCCGCCTCGCGCTCGAAGAGAAGCGCGTGGCGTATGAGCTTGTTCCGGTTGATATTTTCGCCCCGGGCGGACCACCCGCCTGGTATCGCGAGCGACATCCCTTCCTTCGCATCCCCGCCTTCTCGCATGCAGGCATCGATCTCTACGAGACCGGGCCAATCATCCGCTATGTCGACGAAGCGTTTGACGGTCCGCTCCTCCAGCCGATCGCGCCAGGCGATCGAGCGGTGATGAACCAGATCATCGGAATCATCGATTCCTACGCCTACAGAACGCTGGTCTGGGATATCTATGTCGAGACCGTCTCAAAACCCGAACGCGGCGAGACGACGGACACGGAGCGCGTGTCGAAGGCTGTTCCGGTCGCCGAAACCTGCCTCTCCGAATTGTCGCGTCTGAAGCGAAGCGGGCCGTGGCTGACCGGCGAGGATATTTCTCTCGCCGACCTCTATCTCGCTCCGGTCATGGCCTATTTCGAGAAGGCCGACATTGCCGGCGCAATGCTGGACAGGCATCCCAACATATCGACCTGGTGGCGCGCGATGCGCGGGCGGGAGAGCTTCATCGTCACCGAGCCATCCGACTGA
- a CDS encoding NADP-dependent isocitrate dehydrogenase, producing MAKIKVANPVVELDGDEMTRIIWQFIKEKLIHPYLDIDLHYYDLGIEHRDATNDQVTIDSANAIKKYGVGVKCATITPDEQRVEEFKLKKMWKSPNGTIRNILGGVIFREPIICKNVPRLVPGWTKPIVVGRHAFGDQYRATDFRFPGKGKLTMKFVGEDGQVIEHEVFDAPSSGVAMGMYNLDESIADFARASLNYGLQRGYPVYLSTKNTILKAYDGRFKDIFQEIYDKEFAAEYKARKLWYEHRLIDDMVASSLKWSGGYIWACKNYDGDVQSDTVAQGFGSLGLMTSVLLTPDGKTVEAEAAHGTVTRHYRQHQKGEETSTNSIASIFAWTRGLAHRAKLDDNEALAKFADTLEKVCVQTVESGYMTKDLALLIGPDQPWLSTTGFLDKIDENLQKAMA from the coding sequence ATGGCGAAGATCAAGGTGGCCAACCCCGTCGTCGAGCTCGACGGCGACGAGATGACCCGCATCATCTGGCAGTTCATCAAGGAGAAGTTGATCCACCCCTACCTCGACATCGACCTCCACTACTACGACCTCGGTATCGAGCACCGCGACGCCACCAACGACCAGGTGACGATCGATTCGGCGAACGCGATCAAGAAATACGGCGTCGGCGTGAAATGCGCCACGATCACCCCCGACGAGCAGCGCGTCGAGGAGTTCAAGCTCAAGAAGATGTGGAAGAGCCCCAACGGCACGATCCGCAACATCCTCGGCGGCGTGATTTTTCGCGAGCCGATCATCTGCAAGAACGTGCCGCGCCTGGTGCCCGGCTGGACCAAGCCGATCGTCGTCGGCCGCCACGCCTTCGGCGACCAGTATCGCGCGACCGACTTCCGCTTCCCCGGCAAGGGCAAGCTGACGATGAAGTTCGTCGGCGAGGACGGCCAAGTGATCGAGCACGAAGTGTTCGACGCGCCGTCGTCGGGCGTCGCGATGGGCATGTACAATCTCGACGAGTCGATCGCCGACTTCGCGCGCGCCTCGCTGAACTACGGCCTGCAGCGCGGCTATCCGGTCTATCTCTCGACCAAGAACACCATCCTCAAGGCCTATGACGGCCGCTTCAAGGACATCTTCCAGGAGATCTACGACAAGGAATTCGCCGCCGAATACAAGGCGCGGAAGCTCTGGTACGAGCACCGCCTGATCGACGACATGGTCGCCTCCTCGCTCAAGTGGTCCGGCGGCTACATCTGGGCGTGCAAGAACTACGACGGCGACGTGCAGTCGGACACGGTGGCGCAGGGCTTCGGCTCGCTCGGCCTGATGACCTCGGTGCTCTTGACGCCGGACGGCAAGACCGTCGAGGCCGAAGCCGCGCACGGCACGGTCACGCGCCATTATCGCCAGCACCAGAAGGGCGAGGAGACCTCGACCAACTCGATCGCCTCGATCTTCGCCTGGACGCGCGGCCTCGCTCATCGCGCCAAGCTGGACGACAACGAGGCACTGGCGAAGTTCGCCGACACGCTGGAGAAGGTGTGCGTGCAGACGGTCGAGAGCGGCTACATGACCAAGGATCTGGCGCTGCTGATCGGGCCCGACCAGCCCTGGCTCTCCACCACCGGCTTCCTCGACAAGATCGACGAGAACCTGCAGAAGGCGATGGCCTGA
- a CDS encoding alpha/beta fold hydrolase yields the protein MFQPEFMAFDAGGVTLNVAHAGDRSRPLIILLHGFPEYWAAWREVMADLASDFFVVAPDQRGYDLSSKPAGMDAYRTKHMVADLAALADHLSPGRPFVLAGHDWGASVAYAYAFAHPGRLSRLVIANGVHPWCFQKAIHDDPAQREASQYINKLRAPAADERLVEDGFRRTLRMIEGFSRADWMTGEIRAGYLDAWGQPGAMPAMLNWYRASPIDVPEPGASAARTVLDTIPPETMAVRMPHLVLWGEEDRALTASCLQGLDRFAPDLTIQRVPGAGHWILHEQPGAVAAAIRHFAA from the coding sequence ATGTTCCAGCCTGAATTCATGGCGTTCGACGCCGGCGGCGTCACGCTGAACGTCGCGCATGCTGGCGACCGGTCGCGGCCGCTGATCATCCTGCTGCACGGCTTTCCTGAATACTGGGCCGCATGGCGCGAGGTGATGGCTGATCTCGCCTCCGATTTCTTCGTCGTCGCGCCGGATCAGCGGGGCTATGATCTCTCCTCCAAACCGGCGGGCATGGACGCCTACCGCACGAAGCACATGGTCGCCGACCTCGCGGCGCTCGCCGACCATTTGTCGCCGGGCAGGCCTTTCGTGCTCGCCGGGCACGACTGGGGCGCCTCTGTCGCCTATGCCTACGCCTTCGCGCATCCCGGCCGGCTCAGCCGCCTCGTCATCGCCAACGGCGTCCATCCCTGGTGCTTCCAGAAGGCGATCCATGACGATCCGGCGCAGCGCGAGGCGAGCCAGTACATCAACAAGCTGCGCGCTCCCGCCGCCGACGAACGCTTGGTCGAGGACGGTTTCCGGCGCACCCTGCGCATGATCGAGGGTTTTTCGCGGGCAGACTGGATGACTGGCGAGATCAGAGCCGGCTATCTCGACGCCTGGGGACAGCCCGGCGCGATGCCGGCCATGCTCAACTGGTATCGTGCTTCGCCCATCGACGTCCCGGAGCCCGGCGCGTCGGCGGCACGGACGGTGCTCGACACGATCCCGCCCGAGACAATGGCCGTGCGCATGCCCCATCTCGTCCTGTGGGGGGAGGAGGACCGCGCTTTGACGGCGTCGTGCCTCCAAGGGCTCGACCGCTTCGCGCCCGACCTGACCATCCAGCGCGTGCCGGGCGCGGGCCACTGGATCCTGCACGAACAGCCCGGAGCGGTCGCGGCCGCGATCAGGCATTTCGCCGCCTGA
- a CDS encoding SAM-dependent methyltransferase — protein sequence MDKRNLSLDESRALKPGEEHFAAYVGPPKQWDFMGATQFRLLCSLGLRHHHRVLDVGCGSLRAGRFLMLYLDKGNYYGIEPNKWLIDDMVAKELGEELIKLRAPHFSYRDDFDATEFGVAFEFIVAQSIFSHAGPDIVVPALRSLKRSLAPGGLMLVTFLDSIRRPNSPVEKPGWTYPGNTAYLPERILHFIGEAGLVGRELPWYHPRQNWYAIAHEPAHLPPKEFDVHLTGEVMSEIDLSKKAAALTGQEGA from the coding sequence GTGGACAAGCGAAACCTGAGCCTCGACGAATCCCGCGCGTTGAAGCCGGGCGAGGAGCATTTCGCCGCCTATGTAGGACCGCCGAAGCAGTGGGATTTCATGGGGGCGACGCAATTTCGGCTGCTGTGCTCGCTCGGCCTGCGGCACCATCATCGCGTGCTCGACGTCGGCTGCGGCTCACTCAGGGCGGGGCGCTTCCTGATGCTCTATCTGGACAAGGGCAACTACTACGGCATCGAGCCAAACAAATGGCTCATCGACGACATGGTGGCGAAGGAACTGGGCGAGGAACTGATCAAGCTCAGGGCGCCTCATTTCAGCTATCGGGATGACTTCGACGCGACGGAGTTTGGCGTCGCGTTCGAGTTCATCGTCGCCCAGTCGATCTTCTCGCATGCAGGGCCCGACATCGTGGTGCCGGCGCTCAGATCGCTGAAGCGCTCGCTGGCGCCGGGCGGCCTCATGCTTGTCACTTTCCTGGACAGCATCCGGCGGCCGAACAGCCCGGTCGAAAAACCGGGCTGGACGTATCCCGGAAACACCGCGTACCTGCCGGAGCGGATCCTGCACTTCATTGGAGAGGCTGGTCTGGTCGGACGCGAACTGCCCTGGTACCACCCGCGCCAGAACTGGTATGCGATCGCGCACGAGCCGGCGCACCTGCCGCCAAAGGAGTTCGACGTCCACCTGACCGGCGAGGTCATGTCGGAGATCGACCTGTCGAAGAAGGCGGCGGCCCTGACCGGGCAGGAGGGGGCCTGA
- a CDS encoding right-handed parallel beta-helix repeat-containing protein has protein sequence MKVSTLITAAAVAAAALIGLAGNASAQATRTWVSGVGDDVNPCSRTAPCKTFAGAISKTATNGIINCLDPAGFGAVTITKSITLSCEYTMGSILASGTTGIIINGADIDVVLRGIDIDGSGTTPGINGIRFLQGSSLIVEKGVFRDFNGASPNGAGIMVNATSGNLKLVVRDSVFTNNGATTSGAGIDISPTGSTSVTVSVEGSLFTDNRVGIRAIGTGTTGTIQLSVTDSEISNSTSHGLVVQADPGSSKVMVTGSQIVSNGDTGIRASGANTIVRVGSSVISGNLVGLNAINGANIRSYGNNQLNGNGTDGAFGGTIALQ, from the coding sequence ATGAAGGTCTCGACACTCATCACGGCTGCTGCTGTTGCCGCTGCCGCACTCATTGGCTTGGCCGGAAATGCTTCCGCGCAGGCGACCCGCACCTGGGTCTCGGGCGTCGGCGACGACGTAAATCCGTGCAGCCGCACCGCGCCATGCAAGACCTTTGCCGGCGCTATTTCCAAGACAGCCACGAACGGCATCATCAACTGCCTCGACCCAGCCGGCTTCGGTGCAGTGACGATCACCAAATCGATCACGCTCTCCTGCGAATACACGATGGGAAGCATCCTGGCGTCAGGCACGACCGGCATCATCATCAACGGCGCCGATATCGACGTGGTGCTGCGCGGTATCGATATCGACGGCTCAGGCACCACGCCGGGCATCAACGGCATCCGTTTCCTTCAGGGCTCGTCCCTGATCGTCGAAAAGGGAGTGTTCCGCGACTTCAACGGCGCCTCGCCGAACGGCGCCGGCATCATGGTCAATGCGACCTCGGGTAACCTGAAGCTCGTGGTGCGTGATTCCGTCTTCACCAACAACGGCGCGACGACAAGCGGCGCGGGCATCGATATCTCGCCGACTGGCTCCACGAGCGTGACGGTCTCGGTCGAGGGATCGCTGTTCACCGACAACAGGGTCGGAATCCGCGCCATCGGCACCGGCACGACCGGAACCATCCAGCTGTCGGTCACCGATAGTGAAATCAGCAACTCGACGTCGCATGGTCTTGTCGTTCAGGCAGACCCGGGCAGCAGCAAGGTCATGGTCACCGGCAGCCAGATCGTGAGCAACGGCGATACCGGCATTCGCGCCTCGGGCGCAAATACGATCGTGCGGGTCGGCTCGTCTGTCATCTCGGGCAACCTCGTCGGCTTGAATGCGATCAACGGCGCCAACATCCGCAGCTACGGCAACAACCAGCTCAACGGCAACGGCACCGACGGGGCTTTTGGAGGCACCATAGCTCTGCAATAA
- a CDS encoding RNA methyltransferase has product MPGDLSRPHDMPPPAVILVEPQLGENIGMVARAMANFGLAELRLVKPRDGWPNESARATASRADHVIDGAVVFETLQDAVADLVYVGATTARPRDNFKPVVGPVEAGRGLRARSRAGQKTGLLFGRERFGLFNEEIGLADEIVTFPVNAEFSSLNIAQAVLLMSYEWMKSGLEHETDTAFAGPDLTPADKRHIHGFLGHLEQALDTRGYFRPAEKKPKMLDNVRAVFTRPGFTEPEVKVLRGVLASLDYFSPKEPRGAGYPDRKRDADEAARRSGNGNDID; this is encoded by the coding sequence ATGCCCGGTGACCTTTCCCGTCCGCACGACATGCCACCCCCCGCTGTCATCCTCGTCGAGCCGCAGCTCGGCGAGAACATCGGCATGGTCGCACGCGCCATGGCGAATTTCGGTCTCGCCGAGCTGCGCCTGGTGAAGCCGCGCGACGGCTGGCCGAACGAGAGCGCACGTGCCACGGCAAGCCGCGCGGACCATGTGATCGACGGCGCGGTCGTGTTCGAGACCCTGCAGGACGCGGTGGCGGACCTCGTCTATGTCGGCGCGACCACCGCGCGGCCGCGCGACAACTTCAAGCCGGTCGTGGGCCCGGTCGAGGCGGGCCGGGGCTTGAGGGCGCGCAGCAGGGCAGGGCAGAAGACCGGCCTCCTGTTCGGGCGCGAGCGCTTCGGTCTGTTCAACGAGGAGATCGGACTGGCCGACGAGATCGTCACCTTCCCCGTCAATGCCGAGTTCTCGTCGCTCAACATCGCCCAGGCAGTGCTGCTCATGTCCTACGAGTGGATGAAGTCGGGCCTGGAGCACGAGACCGACACGGCCTTTGCCGGCCCTGACCTGACCCCGGCCGACAAGCGGCACATTCACGGCTTCCTCGGCCATCTCGAACAGGCGCTCGACACGCGCGGTTATTTCCGGCCCGCCGAAAAGAAGCCGAAAATGCTCGACAATGTGCGCGCTGTCTTCACCCGGCCAGGCTTCACCGAGCCGGAGGTGAAGGTGCTGCGAGGCGTGCTGGCTTCGCTCGATTATTTCTCGCCGAAAGAGCCGCGTGGTGCGGGCTATCCCGACCGCAAGCGGGACGCGGACGAGGCCGCGCGCAGGAGCGGGAATGGGAATGACATCGACTGA
- the murI gene encoding glutamate racemase codes for MGMTSTDRPVLMFDSGIGGLTVLREARVIMPDRRFVYVADDAGFPYGAWEEKALSRRIVDLFGGLLATHHPEIVVVACNTASTIVLSDLRAAYPATPFVGTVPAIKPAAERTRSGLVSVLATPGTVKRQYTRDLIAQWATKCHVRLVGSDQLAGLAETYMREGFVDEEAVRAEIAPCFIEKDGQRTDIVVLACTHYPFLANRMRKTAPWPVDWIDPAEAIARRALSLLPSRRGDTPAGEDIAIFTSGKPDFAGRRLMQGFGLKVA; via the coding sequence ATGGGAATGACATCGACTGACCGCCCCGTGCTGATGTTCGATTCCGGCATCGGCGGCCTGACCGTGCTGCGCGAGGCGCGCGTGATCATGCCGGATCGCCGCTTCGTCTATGTCGCGGACGACGCCGGCTTTCCCTACGGCGCCTGGGAAGAGAAGGCGCTGTCACGGCGCATCGTCGACCTGTTTGGCGGCCTACTCGCCACCCATCATCCGGAAATCGTTGTTGTTGCCTGCAATACGGCCTCGACCATCGTCCTGTCCGACCTGCGCGCGGCCTATCCGGCAACGCCCTTCGTCGGCACCGTGCCCGCAATCAAGCCGGCCGCGGAGCGCACTCGCTCGGGCCTCGTCTCGGTCCTTGCCACTCCCGGAACCGTCAAGCGCCAGTATACGCGCGACCTGATCGCGCAATGGGCGACGAAGTGCCATGTCCGCCTTGTCGGCAGCGACCAGCTCGCGGGCCTAGCGGAGACCTATATGCGCGAGGGTTTCGTCGACGAGGAGGCCGTACGCGCCGAGATCGCCCCGTGTTTCATCGAGAAGGACGGGCAGCGGACGGACATTGTCGTCCTTGCCTGCACGCATTATCCATTTCTCGCCAACCGCATGCGCAAGACCGCGCCCTGGCCTGTCGACTGGATCGATCCGGCCGAGGCCATCGCGCGCCGCGCCCTGTCGCTCCTTCCGTCCCGACGGGGGGATACCCCCGCGGGCGAGGACATCGCGATCTTCACCTCCGGCAAGCCCGATTTCGCCGGAAGACGGCTGATGCAGGGATTCGGCCTCAAGGTCGCCTGA
- a CDS encoding DUF3008 family protein, translating into MPAKFKAQQKAAGAALSAKRGETPKSKLKGASREMVDSMSEKQLEEFAETKRKTLPERTAKK; encoded by the coding sequence ATGCCCGCAAAGTTCAAGGCCCAGCAGAAAGCAGCCGGCGCCGCCCTGTCGGCCAAGCGCGGCGAGACGCCGAAATCGAAGCTCAAGGGCGCGTCGCGCGAGATGGTGGACTCGATGAGCGAAAAGCAGCTCGAGGAGTTCGCTGAGACCAAACGCAAGACGCTTCCCGAGCGCACAGCCAAGAAATAG